ATCAAAATTGCTGCGGAGGAGTTTGTTTCGTTGCTTGGGCCTTCCGGCTCCGGCAAATCAACGATGCTCAAGCTGCTTGCCGGCTTCGATGCGCCCAGCTCCGGCGACATCCTCATAGATGGCCGCTCTATACTCTCCATGCCGCCCCATCTCCGAGGGATCGGTATGGTGTTCCAAAACTACGCGCTATTCCCCCACATGAGCGTAGCGGACAACATTGCCTTCCCACTTCGCGTCCGCAAAGCATCAGACGACACAGTTCGGAAACGAGTCGCCGATGTGCTCGGTATCACGAGGCTAGAGGCCCTAGCCGAGAGGTTCCCGCGAGAATTGTCCGGCGGCCAACAGCAAAGAGTGGCTCTTGCCCGCGCGATCGTCTTCGATCCGAAGGTCCTCTTGATGGATGAGCCCTTGGGAGCGCTGGACAAGCATCTGCGAGAACAACTGAAATTCGAGATCAAACGGATTCAGCAACAGTTCCGCATGACCGTCTTGTTCGTGACCCATGACCAGGACGAAGCTCTTGTGCTTTCGGATCGGATCGCAATCATGCGTGACGGGGTTATTGAGCAACTTTCGACGCCGCAGGAGCTCTACCACAAACCGAGAACCAAATTCGTTGCCACCTTCGTCGGAGAATCCAATCTGATCGAGTGCATGAATGACAATGGCCGCCTCCACAGCGATGGAGCGACTTTTGCGATCGCTCCTTCGAAGGCGGGACATAACTGTGCGGTCATGATCCGACCTGAATGTATCAGAATCTCCCGTCAGCCTAGCCCGGGAGCGATGGCCGGTCGAATGAAAGAGACCGTTTTCCTTGGCGAGGCCACTCGCTACATCATCAACGCCGGCAGACACGAGATCGTCGCAAAGCCAAGGCTCGAGCAGTACGAGCAATATAGCCCGGGCGACGACGTTTTTCTGAGCTGGAAAAGCGATGACGTAGTCGTTCTAGACGGCTAAAATCACGTCTTTGGGCGTCTTGGGTGCGATATAGCGACTGTCAAATGGACATGCTATCGAGCACGGCATGTTCAAAGTTGACACGGCGCAGAAGTCCGGGGCGCACCCAGCAGGAAGCGCGAGCACTGTCGTTCCGTGCGAACACGCGGTACCTCTAATTCTCTACCCGCAAGCTCCTACGCACCGTTAAGAAGACGGCGACGAAGTACTCCGCCCGCGTGCATCCGGTAGCGCCACGACAGCAACGAGCCCGGTTTCCGGCCCGGCTTGCAATTTGACGTATCCACCATATAGCTCGGCAACCTCCTTGGCGATCGACAACCCGAAGCCGTCGCCGGCAACGGTCTCGTCAAGCCTGACGCCCGGTTTCATCGCCTCTGTGATCCGGCTTTGCTCAATACCTGGCCCATCGTCCTCTATCGAGATCAGCACCATAGCGCCTTCGACGGCGCTGGTTATTCGAACTGAGCTTGCTGCCCATTTGAACGCGTTGTCGATGATCCCACCGAGAACCTCGTCGGTATCCTCCGGCGCACAACTTATGCGGAGATCGGAACCGACCGTTGTGATGATACTAAGATGCCGGTCGGCATAGAGCTTCGACATCATCTGAACTATGTCGTCCACACGCGACCGAAGATCTGTCGACGAAGCTAATCCTGCCTCGGAAACTCCAGCCCTCGCTCTTCCGAGGTGATGTCGAATCCTCCGATCAATTCGACCAACAAGGTGCCGCGCCTCGCCTGTCGGGTCATTCTTGCTATCGAGGGCGAGATAAAGGCTGGCGACCGGCGTTTTCAGCCCATGTGCCAGGTTCGCAAACTGCAGCCGGGTCTCGGCAAGCCGCTTGCGATTGTGCTCAACCAGACGATTGATTTCTCCGATGACGGGGCGAAGTTCATCGACCTCGGTTCGCGGCAGTTCACGGAGTCGCCCTGAGGATATTTCTGAAATCTGTCCAGACAACGCACGGAGCGGCAAGAGACCGTATCGGACCTGAAACAAGATCCCCACGCCGAGAATGGCGCCAAGAGCCAGCATCGCCGGCACCAGAAATGCGAGCGCTCGTACAGCGGGGGCCGTCAGCGCGACTTCTGGGGCGGTCGCGAGTATTTCGACTGCCTCACCGCCCACAAAGGTCCGCGCCAC
The nucleotide sequence above comes from Rhizobium sp. CB3090. Encoded proteins:
- a CDS encoding ABC transporter ATP-binding protein is translated as MSTSVEFRNVSRKYGASFFALRNTSIKIAAEEFVSLLGPSGSGKSTMLKLLAGFDAPSSGDILIDGRSILSMPPHLRGIGMVFQNYALFPHMSVADNIAFPLRVRKASDDTVRKRVADVLGITRLEALAERFPRELSGGQQQRVALARAIVFDPKVLLMDEPLGALDKHLREQLKFEIKRIQQQFRMTVLFVTHDQDEALVLSDRIAIMRDGVIEQLSTPQELYHKPRTKFVATFVGESNLIECMNDNGRLHSDGATFAIAPSKAGHNCAVMIRPECIRISRQPSPGAMAGRMKETVFLGEATRYIINAGRHEIVAKPRLEQYEQYSPGDDVFLSWKSDDVVVLDG
- a CDS encoding HAMP domain-containing sensor histidine kinase, which codes for MTISWLSPRRTIAGRLIAFSMIYAMAALIVASFVLWFIVAGVVGQQVDQRLDLQIDAVRGALVPGADGVLGLSGNLSGPPFDRTGSGWYWQVTAAGRHLSSKSLDGGSIASPPRAIDWRRLLMGRPQPADGPGDKGEALHFRVARTFVGGEAVEILATAPEVALTAPAVRALAFLVPAMLALGAILGVGILFQVRYGLLPLRALSGQISEISSGRLRELPRTEVDELRPVIGEINRLVEHNRKRLAETRLQFANLAHGLKTPVASLYLALDSKNDPTGEARHLVGRIDRRIRHHLGRARAGVSEAGLASSTDLRSRVDDIVQMMSKLYADRHLSIITTVGSDLRISCAPEDTDEVLGGIIDNAFKWAASSVRITSAVEGAMVLISIEDDGPGIEQSRITEAMKPGVRLDETVAGDGFGLSIAKEVAELYGGYVKLQAGPETGLVAVVALPDARGRSTSSPSS